From a region of the Acidimicrobiales bacterium genome:
- a CDS encoding carboxyl transferase domain-containing protein: MSGADLQPDESEGWDGVLGELARRREVSRAMGGAERLRKHREAGKLDARARVDHLLDPGSFLELGTLVGGEDNPADAVVMGSGRIDGRPVMVAAEDFTVKAGTISQAANSKRYRVAEIAARDRVPLVMMLEGAGFRADGKPHARTPTDLLAQARCSGQVPLVTAVLGASAGHGALVAPMSDFTVMSAHASIFTAGPPVVYESLRETISKEDLGGPSVALTSGLVHNGAADDAAALDLVRAYLRYFPSSAWSYPPSLEGGDDAPRSVDEILEIVPRNGRRIYDMHDVVDVVFDEDSVFEVQPDFGRSVLCALCRLGGHPVAVVANQPQVLAGSIDAAGADKAAHFITVADSFHVPLIFLSDNPGVLPGSQSERAGILRSGARMYAAQTLATCPKFEVTVRKAYGFGSMVMGMIPFDGQSGVFAFPGATMGAMGAAAMSRAKGSDADEAAWLRAMEVEASFRSAKTLGFDELIDPREIRNVLLHSLERALYSRQAAPEPKARVGINP, translated from the coding sequence ATGAGCGGCGCCGACCTGCAACCCGACGAGTCCGAGGGTTGGGACGGGGTCCTCGGCGAGCTCGCGCGGCGCCGCGAGGTGTCGAGGGCGATGGGCGGAGCGGAGCGCCTGCGAAAGCACCGCGAGGCCGGCAAGCTCGACGCTCGCGCGCGGGTCGACCACCTTCTCGACCCCGGTTCGTTCCTCGAGTTGGGGACCCTGGTCGGCGGCGAGGACAACCCGGCCGACGCGGTGGTGATGGGCTCGGGCCGCATCGACGGCCGGCCGGTCATGGTCGCGGCCGAGGACTTCACCGTGAAGGCGGGCACGATCAGCCAAGCGGCCAACTCCAAGCGCTATCGCGTGGCCGAGATCGCCGCCCGCGACCGGGTGCCGTTGGTGATGATGCTGGAGGGGGCGGGATTTCGGGCCGACGGCAAGCCGCACGCCCGAACGCCCACCGACCTGCTCGCGCAAGCGCGCTGTTCCGGCCAGGTCCCGCTGGTCACCGCCGTGCTCGGTGCCTCGGCCGGCCACGGCGCACTGGTCGCGCCAATGTCGGATTTCACGGTGATGTCGGCCCACGCATCGATCTTCACGGCCGGCCCACCGGTGGTGTACGAATCCCTGCGCGAGACCATCTCCAAGGAGGACTTGGGCGGGCCGTCGGTGGCACTGACCAGCGGTCTGGTGCACAACGGCGCGGCCGACGACGCCGCCGCGCTCGACCTCGTCCGTGCGTACTTGCGCTACTTCCCGTCGTCCGCGTGGTCGTACCCGCCGTCGCTCGAAGGTGGCGACGACGCGCCGAGGTCGGTCGACGAGATCCTCGAGATCGTCCCGCGCAACGGTCGGCGCATCTATGACATGCACGACGTCGTCGACGTCGTGTTCGACGAGGACTCGGTGTTCGAAGTGCAACCCGACTTCGGGCGATCCGTGCTGTGCGCGCTGTGCCGCCTGGGCGGGCACCCGGTGGCAGTGGTGGCCAACCAACCCCAGGTGCTCGCCGGCTCCATCGACGCCGCCGGCGCCGACAAGGCGGCGCACTTCATCACCGTGGCCGACTCGTTCCACGTACCGTTGATCTTCTTGTCGGACAACCCGGGAGTCCTGCCCGGCAGCCAGTCCGAGCGGGCCGGGATCTTGCGCAGCGGCGCACGCATGTACGCCGCCCAGACGCTCGCGACCTGCCCGAAGTTCGAGGTCACGGTGCGCAAGGCGTACGGCTTCGGGTCGATGGTGATGGGCATGATCCCGTTCGACGGGCAGTCCGGCGTCTTCGCGTTCCCGGGGGCGACGATGGGCGCGATGGGCGCGGCGGCCATGAGCCGGGCCAAGGGGTCCGACGCCGACGAAGCTGCGTGGTTGCGAGCGATGGAAGTCGAAGCGTCGTTCCGCTCGGCCAAGACGCTCGGGTTCGACGAGCTCATCGACCCGCGCGAGATCCGCAACGTGTTGCTGCACTCGCTGGAGCGGGCGTTGTACAGCCGCCAAGCCGCCCCCGAACCGAAAGCCCGGGTGGGCATCAACCCCTGA
- a CDS encoding enoyl-CoA hydratase-related protein, which produces MTAEGLASFHPDIHVEREGHLTTVTLDRPASRNACNGDMWVALGATFQQLGTSGARVVVLTGAGGNFCSGADLTPSTAPSGGAGGRGGGSATANNLDGMRVLADVVLAVHRCPVPVVAKVDGLCVGAGLGLALAADLTWSSDRARFCAIFAKRGLSMDFGTSWLLRQRIGVHKAKELAFTSRMLSGTEAFELGLVNAAVPFDDLDRAVQEVVDQIAAGPPMALSLTKRELDGAGASTLAEALEVESLSQSINIRSDDMREAFTAYAERREPKFTGR; this is translated from the coding sequence ATGACCGCCGAGGGGCTCGCGTCGTTTCATCCCGACATCCACGTCGAGCGCGAGGGGCACCTCACGACCGTCACGCTCGACCGGCCCGCGTCGCGCAACGCCTGCAACGGCGACATGTGGGTTGCGTTGGGCGCCACGTTCCAGCAGCTCGGCACGTCCGGTGCCAGGGTGGTGGTCCTCACCGGTGCGGGTGGCAACTTCTGCAGCGGGGCCGACTTGACCCCCTCGACGGCCCCCAGCGGAGGCGCTGGTGGGCGAGGTGGGGGATCGGCCACCGCCAACAACCTCGACGGCATGCGCGTGCTGGCCGACGTGGTGCTGGCGGTCCATCGCTGCCCGGTGCCTGTCGTGGCGAAAGTCGACGGTCTGTGCGTCGGCGCCGGCCTCGGTCTCGCGCTGGCCGCCGACCTCACCTGGTCCTCGGATCGGGCGCGCTTTTGCGCCATCTTCGCCAAGCGCGGCCTGAGCATGGACTTCGGCACGTCCTGGTTGCTGCGTCAGCGCATCGGCGTGCACAAGGCGAAGGAGCTGGCGTTCACGTCCCGGATGTTGTCGGGCACCGAGGCCTTCGAGCTCGGGCTCGTCAACGCAGCCGTGCCGTTCGACGACCTCGACCGCGCGGTGCAAGAGGTGGTCGATCAGATCGCCGCAGGCCCGCCCATGGCCTTGTCGTTGACCAAGCGCGAGCTCGACGGCGCCGGCGCGTCGACGCTCGCTGAAGCGCTCGAGGTCGAGTCGCTGTCGCAGAGCATCAACATCCGCAGCGACGACATGCGAGAGGCGTTCACCGCCTATGCCGAGCGTCGCGAGCCGAAGTTCACGGGTCGATGA